The segment GCGACGGGCTCCGCGCCACCCTGCCGCTCGCCGGCCGCACCCTGATCGAGCATCAGGCCGGCTTGGCGATCGCGGCCGGGGCGGCGCACATCGTCGTGCTGGTCGAACGGGTGCCGGCGGTGCTCGCCCAGGCGGTCGACCGGCTGCGGCGGCAGGGCGCGCGGATCGAGATCGCGCGCAGCGTCGCCGATGCGATCGACCGCTTCCACCCGTCCGAGAAGATCCTGCTGGTCGCCGACGGCGCGGTCGCGGCGCAGGGCGCGGTCGACGCGCTGGCCGGCACCGAGGAGGGGTCCGCGCTGCTCGCGCTGCCCGACGACCAGGACCATGCCGCGTTCGAGCGGATCGACGCGGCCGAGCGCTGGGCGGGCTATGCGCTGCTCGACAAGGCGCTGCTCGAGGCGACCGCGCGGATGCTCGGCGACTGGGACCTCACCTCGACGCTGCTGCGCCGGCTGGTGCAGGACGATGCGGCGCGCATCTCTGCGCTCGATCCCAGCGGCGAGCGCCCCTTGCCGCCGCCGGTGCTGGCGATCGGCCCGGCCGCGATCGGGACGATCGAGGCGGGACTGCTGCGCCGCGCCGATCCGGGCGAGGGCAACTGGGTCGAGCTCTACCTCCACCGGCTGGTCGCGGGGCCGCTGATCGGCCCGCTGATCGCGCGGCAGATCGACCAGCGATTGGTCGCCGGCGTCGCGGTGGGGATCGCCTGGTTCGCGGCGCTGCTCGCCGGCTTCAAGCTGTTCTGGGGGGCGGCGCTGCTGCTCCCGCTCGCGGCGGCGACCGCTTCGGCGGCGCGGCGCATGGCGCGGATCTGGGGCGGCGTCGCCGAACCGACCGCGCTGGTCGCGCTCGCCCGCCATGCCGCGGCGCTGGCGGCGCTGCTGCTGCTCGCCCGGCTGCTCGTGGACGAGGGGGGCTGGGGCTGGTGGCTGGTCGCCGCGCTGCTGCCCGCCGCGCTGGCCGGCGCGGGCGCGCTGGAGACGATCGTCGCCGCGATCCGGCCGTCGCCGTCGCCGCGCTGGCTGGCGAGCGCCGACGCGCTGGTCTGGCTGGCCCCCGCGGTCGCGGTGCTGGGCGGCTGGCGCTGGATGCTCGCCGCGCTCACCGCCTATGCCGTCTTGTCCTTCGTCGAAAGATTCGCGACGGCGTGGAAGGGCGCGCGTATTTGTGACAGTTGAGGGTTTAGCTTCGATTTAACGACATTTCGATATGAACGAAGCATGATAGGGCTCGAGGACGAACGGCAGGAGATGGGGAGGCCCGCGTCCGCGCGCTGGCTCACCGATGCCGCGCGCGCCCTCGACAGCGCCGAAAGCCGGGTCGGCCGCGCCGCCGGCGACCTGTTCCGGTCCGACGGCCCCGATCTTTCCGACCAGCATCGCGCCCAGATCGCGCAACTCATGCGCGCGCTGATCGGCGCGATCGAGGACGACCTGCGCATCCGCCTGATCGATTCGCTGGCCGACGAGCCGCATCCCGAGCTGCTCGCCGCGCTCGGATCGGCGACGATGCCGATCGCGCAGCCGCTGCTCGAACGGACGCGGCTGCTGCGCGAGGCCGATCTGGTCGCGGCGATGCTGCGCCGGGTCGACGAGCATCGCCTCGCGCTGATGCTGGGCCGCGATTCGCCCTATCATGTCGCCGATCTGGCGCAGCGGCTGCTCGACCTCGGCGACGCCGCGATCGCCGAGGCGACGATGGCGCTGCTGGTCGCCGAGAGCCGCCGCTACGATCCGTTCGGCGATCCCGCGCTGGCGCGGACCGACCTGCCGCCCGGGCCGCACCGCAAGCTGCTCTGGGCGGTGGCGGCGGCGCTGCGCCACTATCTGATCCGCCACCACGGCCTGCCCGACAGCCAGGCCGACCTGCTGCTCGCCGCCGCGGTGCGCGCGCTGCTCGCCGAGCATGATGACGCCGATACGCTGGAGGGTCGCGCCGACGCGCTCGCCGCGCTGCTCGATGCGGCCGGGCTGATCGACGACGCGCTGCTCGTCGACGCGCTGGAGGAAGGCTGGCTGGCGCTGTTCACTGCGGCGGTCGCGCGGCGGGCGGGGATCGATTCGGCGGGCGTCTGGTCGATGATCACCGATCCGTCGGGGATGATGCTGGGCACGGTGCTGCGCGCGATCGACTGCGGGCGCGAGGCGGCGGTGACGATGCTGTGGCGGATCGGATCGGCCGAGGACGCCGACGAGGAGGCGATCGTCGCCCGCGCCGACGCGTTCGACGCGCTCGGCCGGCGCGAGGCGGCCGAGGCGGTGCTGATCTGGCGGCTCGATCCCAATTACCGCCGCGCCGTGATCGAGATCGGCGAAGGCGGCCGGCGGCGATGAACGCCCCCCACGGCCTGCGCCCGGTCGTCGGCCGGGTCGACGACCGGGGCCGGCTGGTCGAGGCCGATCCGCCGCTGTTCCGGCTGCACGAGCGCGCCGGCGGGGTGCCGGGCGGGATGCTCGCGGTGCCGCAGCTCTCCTCGGTCGCACGGCTGGCGCGGCGGCTCGGCATCGCCCTGTCGCGCCGGGTGATCGCGGCGCAGGGCGACCAGGACGTCGAGCTGTGGGTGCGCGTGCGCCCCGACGGCGGCGGCACCGAACTGGCCATCACCGGCTGGCAGGAGATGCCCGCGATCCAGCCGCCGCCCGCGCTGGAGGCGTTGCGCTGGCGCGACTTCAGCCGGGCGACCGCCGACTGGATCGTCGAGACCGACGCCATGCTGCGCGTCACCCATCCGCCGTCCAACCTGCCCGGCGCGGTCGGCCAGCCGATCGAGGCGCTGTTCGCGCTGAGCGAGGCGGGGGAGGGCGTGTCGACCATCGTCGCCGCGGCGGCGAGCGCGGCCCGCTTCGAGGACGAGGACGCGGTCTTCCGCCTCGGCGCCGGCATCCCGGTGCGGATCGCGGGCGTCCCGCTGCTCGGCGAGGCCGAGGGGTTCGGCGGCTACCAGCTGCTCGTCAGCCGCCGGGCGACGCGCGAGGCCGCCCGGGGCCGCCTGCCCGATCCGGCCCCGCTCGACGAGGCGTTCGGCAACCAGCTCGGCCAGGCGATGCGCGGGCCGCTCGACCGGATCATCGCCCATGCCGACAGCATTTCGGGGCGCGGCGACGGGCCGGTGCGGCGCGACTATGCCAGCTATGCCGAGGACATCGCCGGGGCGGGCCGCCATCTGCTCGCGCTGGTCGACGACCTGATCGACCTGCAGACGATCGAGCGCGCCGATTTCCGGCCCGAGGCCGACCGCGTCGACCTGGTCGAGGCGGCCCAGCGCGCCGCCGCGCTGCTCGGCATGCGCGCGGCCGGGGAAGAGGTGACGATCGATGGCCCCGCCGGCGCGCCGGTGACCGCGCTGGGCGATGTCCGCCGCGTCCTGCAGGTGCTGATCAACCTGCTGAGCAACGCGATCCGCCATTCGCCGCCCGGCGGCCGCATCTGGATACGCTGCGAGCGCGAGGGCGACATCGCCGCGGTGATCGTCGCCGACGCGGGCGACGGCATCGGCGAGGACGACCAGCACCGCATCTTCGAACGGTTCGAGCGGCTCGGCCTGCGCGACGGCACCGGCAGCGGCCTCGGCCTCTACATCTCGCGCCGGCTCGCCCGCGCGATGGGCGGCGACCTCGGCGTCGACAGCGCCCGGGGGCAGGGCGCGCGCTTCGTGTTCACGCTGCCGGCGGGGGAGGAACTCCCACCGTCACCCCGGCGGAGGCCGGGGTCTCGGGAGAGGGGCGATGAGGTCGAGGCAGGAGCCGCCTGAGATCCCGGCCTCCGCCGGGGTGACGGTTCTCAAGAACGAGGCCGGAGCTTTCGCCCCGGCCTCGTTCTTGTCCCGCTAAATCACATCACCGCTGGCTGACGGGCACGTAGTCGCGCTGCGCCGGGCCGGTGTAGAGCTGGCGCGGGCGGCCGATCTTCTGCTCGGGGTCCGAGATCATCTCGTTCCACTGCGCGACCCAGCCGACGGTGCGGGCGAGCGCGAACAGGACGGTGAACATCGTGGTCGGGAAGCCGATCGCCGACAGGATCACGCCCGAGTAGAAATCGACGTTCGGATAGAGCTTCTTGTCGATGAAATACTGGTCCTTGAGCGCGATCTGCTCGAGCTCGCGGGCGGTGTCGAGGACCGGGTCGTTGATGCCGAGCTTGTCGAGCACCTCGGTCGCCGCCTTGCCGAGCACCTTCGCGCGCGGATCGAAATTCTTGTAGACGCGGTGGCCGAAGCCCATCAGGCGGAAGGGATCGTCCTTGTTCTTGGCGCGGGCGATATATTCCGGGATGCGATCGGGCGTGCCGATCTCGCGGAGCATGTTGAGCGCGGCCTCGTTCGCGCCGCCATGTGCCGGGCCCCACAGGCAGGCGATGCCCGCCGCGATGCAGGCGAACGGGTTGGCGCCCGACGAACCGGCGAGGCGCACGGTCGAGGTCGAGGCGTTCTGCTCATGGTCGGCGTGGAGGATGAAGATCTTGTCCATCGCCGAGACGATGACGGGATCGGGCTCATATTCCTCGGCGGGCACGCCGAAGGTCATGCGCAGGAAGTTGGCGGTGTAGCTGAGGTCGTTCTTCGGATAGAGGAAGGGCTGGCCCACCGAATATTTATACGCCATCGCCGCGATCGTCGGCATCTTGGCGATCAGCCGGTGGCTGGCGATCATCCGCTGCTTCGGGTCGTTGATGTCGGTCGAGTCGTGGTAGAAGGCCGACAGCGCGCCGACCACGCCGCACATGATCGCCATCGGGTGCGCGTCGCGGCGGAAGCCGCGATAGAAGGTGGCGAGCTGCTCGTGCAGCATGGTGTGGCGGCTGATCGTGTAGGTGAAGTCCTCCAGCTCCTTCTTGCTCGGCAGCTCGCCGTTGATCAGCAGGTAGGAGACTTCCATGAAGCTCGACTGCTCGGCGAGCTGGTCGATCGGATAGCCGCGGTGGAGCAGGATGCCCTGGTCGCCGTCGATATAGGTCAGCGCCGACTGGCACGACGCGGTGGAGGTGAAGCCCGGATCATAGGTGAAGGCGCCGGTCGCGCCGTAGAGCTTGCGGATGTCGACGACATCGGGGCCGACCGTGCCCGACAGGACCGGATATTCGGACGTCTTGCCGCCGATCTCCAGTTTCACAGTATCCGCCATGTTCAATCTCCTGTCGTTCGCCCCTTTGCCGCGAGGCGGCAATCCCGGTTATTTCAGTCCTGCCCGATCACCCCAACTGATCGTCGAGCCGCCCCAGGCTCTCCTCGCGGCCGAGGAGGGCCAGGACATCGAAAATGCCGGGGGATGTGGTGCGGCCGGTGAGCGCCGCGCGGAGCGGTTGCGCCACCTTGCCGAGGCCGATCCCCCCGCGTTCCGCCACCGACCGGACCCCCGCCTCCAGCGCAAGCGCCGACCAGTCGTCCGTGGCGGCAAGCGCCTCGCGAGCCTGGGCCAGCAACGCCTTGCCGGGATCGTCTAGCAGCGATGCGGCCTTCTCGTCCATATCGAGCGGGCGAGTGCGAAACAGAAAGCTCGCGCCCTCGGCCAACTCATTGATATCCTTCGCCCTTACCTTGAGGAAAGGGATGCTGCGGAGCAGAAGGTCGTGGTCCGCCGAATCGAATTCCCGGCCGGCCCGCGCCGCGACTCCGGGGGCGATCAGATCGGCCAGCCGGGCGTCGTCGGCCTCGCGCATATAATGGCCGTTGAGATTCTCCAGCTTCTTGAAATCGAAGCGCGACGGCGAGCGGCCGACGCCGGCCAGGTCGAACCACTCGACCGCCTGCTCGCGGCTGATGATCTCGTCGTCGCCATGGCCCCAGCCGAGCCGCAGCAGATAGTTGTTCACCGCCTCCGACAGCAGGCCCAGCTCGTCGCGATAGGCGTCGACGCCGAGCGCGCCGTGCCGCTTCGACAGCTTGGCGCCGTCGGCGCCGTGGATCAGCGGGATATGCGCGTAGACCGGCTCCTCCCATCCCATGGCGCGGATCAGCGCGAGCTGGCGGAAGGCGTTGTTGAGATGGTCGTCGCCGCGGATGACATGGGTGACGCCCATGTCGTGATCGTCGACCACCACCGCGAGCATATAGGTCGGCGTGCCGTCCGAGCGGAGCAGGATCATGTCGTCCAGCTCGGCATTCTGGACGGTGACCGGGCCCTGGACCTGGTCGTCGATCGTCACCTCGCCGGTGCGCGGCGCCTTCAGCCGGATGACGAAGGGCGCGCCTGCGGGCGCCTCGGACGGGTCGCGGTCGCGCCAGCGGCCGTCATAGCGCAGCGGCTGCTTGGCGGCGCGCTGCTGCTCGCGCAGCTCGGCCAGCTCCTCCGGGGTCGCGTAGCAGCGATAGGCATGGCCGTTGGCGAGCAGCTCGCGGGCGACCTCGGCATGGCGTTCGGCGCGGGCGAACTGGTAGACGACCTCGCCGTCCCAGCCGAGGTCGAGCCAGCGCATCCCGTCGAGGATCGCGTCGATCGCCTCCTGGGTCGATCGTGCCCGGTCGGTATCCTCGATGCGGAGCAGGAACTTGCCGCCATGGTGGCGGGCGAACAGCCAGTTGAACAGGGCGGTGCGGGCGCCGCCGATGTGCAGGAAGCCCGTCGGCGACGGGGCGAAACGGGTGACGACGGTCTGCTTTTCCATGCTTGCGCCCACGCGCGCTTTCTCCAAGATCGGGCCCGATGGCCTGCGATGTCGATGCGCCCCGTAAAGCATTTTCCCGCCGGGTCAAACCGGTGGACGGGCCAAGCGCTGCGAATCGGCGGTGGCGTCCGGCGACATGCTGAAAGCCGGGCTTTTCCGGGCGCCGCCGCCGATCGGGTCCGCCGTCCGCCCGGCGATCGGCCATAGGATCGCCGCGCGACTCGAAGCCTGGCTGGAGGCGGAGCGGGACCAGGTCGCGCTGTGGTTGCCGGTCGCGCTTGGCGGCGGCATCGCCTTGTGGCTGGTGCTGCCCGACCGGAACGGCTGGTTCGCGGCGCTGGCGCTTCTCGCCGGGATCGCGCTGTGCGGGGTCGCCCTCGGTGTCGGGCGGCGGGCCGGACGGCTGCTGCTGGTCGGGGCGCTGGCGGCGATCGCCGGGCTGCTGCTGGTCTGGGCGCGCGCCGACTGGGTCGCCGCGCCGCGCATCGACCGGCCGGTGGTGACCGAGGTCGCGGGCCGGATCGAGGCGGTCGAGCGGATGCCCGCGCGCGAGCTGACCCGGCTGACGATCGCGCCCGATGCCGGCCTGCTGTTGCCGCACCGCATCCGGCTCAACGTCGACCAGGCCGATCTGGAGCGGCCGGTCGCGGCCGGCGGGCGCATCCGGGTGCGCGCCCGGCTGATGCCGCCCGCGCCGCCGGCGGTGCCGGGCGCCTATGATTTCGCGCGCGCCGCCTGGTTCCAGGGGATCGGCGCGACCGGCAAGGCGCTCGATCCGCCCCGGATCGTGCCGGCCGGCGACGGGCGCGGCCCGCTCGACTGGCTCGCCGATCGCCGCGCCCGCCTGTCGGAGCATATCGAGGCGCGGGTGACGGGGATGAGCGCCGGGGGCATCGCCGCCTCGCTCGCGACCGGCGACCAGGGCGCGATCGCCGAGGAGGATGTCGAGGCGCTGCGCCGGTCGGGGCTCGCGCACCTGCTGTCGGTGTCGGGGCTGCACGTATCGGCGGTGGTCGGCGGCGTGCTGCTGCTCGCCCTGCGACTGCTCGCGCTCAGCCCGGCGCTGGCGTTGCGCGCGCCGCTGCTGCTGATCGCGGCGGGCGCCGGGGCGCTGGCAGGTATCGCCTATACATTATTGTCGGGCGCGCAGGTGCCGACGATCCGGTCGTGCGTCGCCGCGCTGCTGGTGCTGGCCGGGATCGCGATGGGGCGCGAGGCGCTGACCCTGCGGCTGGTCGCGACGGGCGCGCTGGTCGTGCTGCTGTTCTGGCCCGAGGCGCTGGCCGGGCCGAGCTTCCAGCTCAGCTTCGCGGCGGTGACCGCGCTGGTCGCGACGCTCGACCATCCGCGCGTCGCCGCCTTCGCCGCGCGTCGCGACGAGGGGATGGCGGCGCGGTTCGGCCGGGGCCTGGCGGTGCTGCTGCTGTCGGGGCTGGTGATCGAGGTCGCGCTCGCGCCGATCGCGCTGTTCCATTTCCACAAGTCGGGCTTCTACGGCGCGCTCGCCAACATGGTCGCGATCCCGCTC is part of the Rhizorhabdus wittichii RW1 genome and harbors:
- a CDS encoding histidine kinase (PFAM: ATP-binding region, ATPase domain protein domain protein; histidine kinase A domain protein domain protein), whose amino-acid sequence is MNAPHGLRPVVGRVDDRGRLVEADPPLFRLHERAGGVPGGMLAVPQLSSVARLARRLGIALSRRVIAAQGDQDVELWVRVRPDGGGTELAITGWQEMPAIQPPPALEALRWRDFSRATADWIVETDAMLRVTHPPSNLPGAVGQPIEALFALSEAGEGVSTIVAAAASAARFEDEDAVFRLGAGIPVRIAGVPLLGEAEGFGGYQLLVSRRATREAARGRLPDPAPLDEAFGNQLGQAMRGPLDRIIAHADSISGRGDGPVRRDYASYAEDIAGAGRHLLALVDDLIDLQTIERADFRPEADRVDLVEAAQRAAALLGMRAAGEEVTIDGPAGAPVTALGDVRRVLQVLINLLSNAIRHSPPGGRIWIRCEREGDIAAVIVADAGDGIGEDDQHRIFERFERLGLRDGTGSGLGLYISRRLARAMGGDLGVDSARGQGARFVFTLPAGEELPPSPRRRPGSRERGDEVEAGAA
- a CDS encoding citrate synthase (TIGRFAM: citrate synthase I~PFAM: Citrate synthase), translated to MADTVKLEIGGKTSEYPVLSGTVGPDVVDIRKLYGATGAFTYDPGFTSTASCQSALTYIDGDQGILLHRGYPIDQLAEQSSFMEVSYLLINGELPSKKELEDFTYTISRHTMLHEQLATFYRGFRRDAHPMAIMCGVVGALSAFYHDSTDINDPKQRMIASHRLIAKMPTIAAMAYKYSVGQPFLYPKNDLSYTANFLRMTFGVPAEEYEPDPVIVSAMDKIFILHADHEQNASTSTVRLAGSSGANPFACIAAGIACLWGPAHGGANEAALNMLREIGTPDRIPEYIARAKNKDDPFRLMGFGHRVYKNFDPRAKVLGKAATEVLDKLGINDPVLDTARELEQIALKDQYFIDKKLYPNVDFYSGVILSAIGFPTTMFTVLFALARTVGWVAQWNEMISDPEQKIGRPRQLYTGPAQRDYVPVSQR
- a CDS encoding glutamyl-tRNA synthetase (TIGRFAM: glutamyl-tRNA synthetase~PFAM: glutamyl-tRNA synthetase, class Ic) — encoded protein: MGASMEKQTVVTRFAPSPTGFLHIGGARTALFNWLFARHHGGKFLLRIEDTDRARSTQEAIDAILDGMRWLDLGWDGEVVYQFARAERHAEVARELLANGHAYRCYATPEELAELREQQRAAKQPLRYDGRWRDRDPSEAPAGAPFVIRLKAPRTGEVTIDDQVQGPVTVQNAELDDMILLRSDGTPTYMLAVVVDDHDMGVTHVIRGDDHLNNAFRQLALIRAMGWEEPVYAHIPLIHGADGAKLSKRHGALGVDAYRDELGLLSEAVNNYLLRLGWGHGDDEIISREQAVEWFDLAGVGRSPSRFDFKKLENLNGHYMREADDARLADLIAPGVAARAGREFDSADHDLLLRSIPFLKVRAKDINELAEGASFLFRTRPLDMDEKAASLLDDPGKALLAQAREALAATDDWSALALEAGVRSVAERGGIGLGKVAQPLRAALTGRTTSPGIFDVLALLGREESLGRLDDQLG
- a CDS encoding ComEC/Rec2-related protein (PFAM: ComEC/Rec2-related protein); translated protein: MLKAGLFRAPPPIGSAVRPAIGHRIAARLEAWLEAERDQVALWLPVALGGGIALWLVLPDRNGWFAALALLAGIALCGVALGVGRRAGRLLLVGALAAIAGLLLVWARADWVAAPRIDRPVVTEVAGRIEAVERMPARELTRLTIAPDAGLLLPHRIRLNVDQADLERPVAAGGRIRVRARLMPPAPPAVPGAYDFARAAWFQGIGATGKALDPPRIVPAGDGRGPLDWLADRRARLSEHIEARVTGMSAGGIAASLATGDQGAIAEEDVEALRRSGLAHLLSVSGLHVSAVVGGVLLLALRLLALSPALALRAPLLLIAAGAGALAGIAYTLLSGAQVPTIRSCVAALLVLAGIAMGREALTLRLVATGALVVLLFWPEALAGPSFQLSFAAVTALVATLDHPRVAAFAARRDEGMAARFGRGLAVLLLSGLVIEVALAPIALFHFHKSGFYGALANMVAIPLTTFVIMPLEALALLLDIAGIGAPAWWLVSQALALLLWIARTVAAAPGAVAMLPTMAWGAFALMAAGGLWLALWRTRARRWGLLPVAAGALWALLSPTPDLLVTGDGRHVAFVLGDGRVALLRDRAGDYIRGVLGEAAGVDAEALPVDALMQARCSADLCITDIQRGGRRWRILATRSPYRLDWTRLSRACAAADIAISERRLPRGCTPRWLKIDRPLLARTGGLAIDLDRGAVDSVAAAVGRHPWSTFRM